In the Thermococcus sp. MAR1 genome, one interval contains:
- a CDS encoding diacylglycerol/polyprenol kinase family protein, giving the protein MNRIPRRELVRKGWHVLPGILGAPIIVFTPKWVTLVVVWFFAFLYTLQHLKLLRGWSFTVPIADLSYRTMAREDERDNFLGSFLLWVTMAIICTVFPKIAALSALWVSTFGDCCNAIAGQLLGGPRIPWNRRKTLIGSTVMLVVSILALWASHRVLELDPSPAIIMGVAMVATLLESLPLHSAYDEFTVPFSTAFLVWLAYGGALLSPVW; this is encoded by the coding sequence ATGAACCGCATTCCACGAAGGGAGCTCGTGAGAAAGGGCTGGCACGTCCTCCCCGGGATCCTCGGTGCCCCTATAATCGTCTTCACCCCGAAGTGGGTTACCTTAGTGGTCGTCTGGTTCTTCGCCTTTCTCTACACGCTCCAGCACCTCAAGCTCCTCCGCGGCTGGAGCTTTACCGTGCCCATAGCAGACCTGAGCTACAGGACGATGGCGAGAGAGGACGAGAGGGACAACTTTCTAGGGAGCTTTCTGCTGTGGGTCACAATGGCCATAATCTGCACGGTCTTTCCTAAAATAGCCGCCCTCTCGGCCCTGTGGGTTTCGACCTTCGGCGACTGCTGCAACGCCATAGCCGGCCAGCTCCTCGGAGGGCCGAGAATTCCCTGGAACCGGAGAAAAACCCTCATCGGGAGCACCGTGATGCTGGTGGTTTCAATCCTGGCACTCTGGGCCAGTCACAGGGTTCTTGAGCTTGACCCATCTCCCGCTATCATAATGGGGGTTGCGATGGTCGCAACCCTCCTTGAAAGCCTCCCTCTCCACTCCGCCTACGATGAGTTCACCGTTCCATTCTCAACCGCGTTCCTTGTCTGGCTGGCCTACGGAGGGGCTCTGCTCTCCCCTGTGTGGTGA
- a CDS encoding TRM11 family methyltransferase produces the protein MYAVIFGKNPLLSEAEFHAFVRRFNLKVGIIDSNRDWMVFNSSPKLERYFHWLGGSLKLVKILSEGEDAIKELEYARLFTVSLYGKSDWKLWRKLGSAVKREFKAEGPSKFFKPAKVYAMPAELILKGFPEVKDFVFLSREDGSFWVGETVKVTDPFELKKLDVERPVQRPILSIPPRLARIMVNLTEVRKGSFLDPFCGIGTIVQEFVLQGLSAYGSDRDPERISEAKKNLSWLRKEFRIKNSAHLEVCDARKLKRCFRQRFDAVVTEPYLGKPLKRNPSRGEAIRLANELDRFYYSVFESFGDVLKRNGRVVFVFPAYRLSGGGIYRKERKWLARLGFEVLGKYTDYEERHKLVRDIHVLRYRG, from the coding sequence ATGTACGCCGTGATATTCGGAAAGAATCCCCTCCTGAGTGAAGCGGAATTTCATGCGTTTGTGAGAAGGTTCAACCTAAAGGTTGGAATCATTGACTCCAACCGTGACTGGATGGTATTTAACTCAAGCCCCAAGCTTGAGCGCTACTTCCACTGGCTCGGCGGCTCTCTCAAGTTGGTGAAGATCCTTAGTGAAGGCGAAGATGCCATAAAAGAACTCGAATATGCGAGGCTTTTCACGGTCAGCCTCTACGGGAAGAGCGACTGGAAGCTCTGGCGGAAGCTGGGAAGCGCGGTAAAGAGGGAGTTCAAAGCCGAGGGGCCCTCAAAGTTCTTTAAGCCGGCTAAAGTTTACGCGATGCCGGCTGAACTAATCCTGAAAGGCTTCCCCGAGGTTAAGGACTTCGTCTTTCTTTCCCGTGAGGACGGGAGCTTCTGGGTCGGAGAGACCGTGAAGGTTACCGACCCGTTCGAGCTGAAGAAGCTCGACGTGGAGAGACCGGTTCAGAGGCCCATCCTTTCCATCCCTCCCAGACTCGCGAGGATAATGGTAAACCTAACGGAAGTGAGGAAGGGCAGCTTTTTGGATCCCTTCTGCGGCATAGGGACGATAGTCCAGGAGTTTGTCCTTCAAGGGCTTTCAGCTTATGGAAGCGACCGAGATCCGGAGAGAATAAGCGAAGCCAAGAAGAACCTCTCATGGCTCAGGAAGGAGTTCCGGATCAAAAACTCGGCACACCTTGAGGTCTGCGACGCGAGGAAGCTGAAGCGCTGCTTCCGCCAGAGGTTCGACGCGGTAGTTACGGAACCCTACCTCGGAAAGCCCCTCAAAAGGAACCCGAGCAGAGGGGAGGCAATAAGATTAGCGAACGAGCTGGACAGGTTCTATTATTCCGTCTTCGAGAGCTTCGGCGACGTTCTCAAGAGAAACGGAAGGGTGGTCTTCGTCTTCCCTGCCTACAGGCTGAGCGGAGGGGGGATATACAGAAAGGAGAGGAAGTGGCTGGCCAGGCTCGGCTTCGAAGTTCTTGGAAAGTACACTGACTACGAGGAGAGGCACAAACTCGTCAGGGACATCCACGTGCTGAGGTATCGGGGTTAG
- a CDS encoding prenyltransferase: MIAKEVLASVEVIPDPYIKSATYAKIGERLAKARDNLYKTAFLRAIETAKEIEDPVTMFRALLSVGYSMGRAGLKSAKRIYQGVLEDSRMLPKAQRDLIMQSAAGYMLALGEVNEAITYALEIENPKARNEMLLEILRVNTRMIGKEHLKVAYRLRKSKLIVDYIDSEPYRSKAMLELIKAYLFLDSYENAISLLLEVQVKDWAKQAFKEVAFYLKEKDVLGHYIDALETVANDLIRKFGRDFTVELAFVFALSGEGVPALDLIRRLENSDSIIVEMALELLERDHDVLPSFISAMNEEEVALVGKVVMNKILENPKKGSWAIVKAIGNGTSSEEVWAKIARYHVLKGELEGAMRIGSLIQSERLRSIIMADVAHHLVKRGEVERAIDAALEVRNSRFSSILVSEILIKALEQELPGRVKSWNGSRH; encoded by the coding sequence ATGATTGCCAAAGAGGTGCTGGCCTCCGTTGAGGTAATTCCAGACCCCTATATAAAATCTGCAACTTATGCTAAAATTGGTGAGAGATTAGCCAAAGCAAGGGACAACCTCTACAAGACCGCCTTTCTCCGCGCAATTGAAACTGCAAAGGAGATAGAGGACCCAGTGACGATGTTCCGTGCCCTCCTTTCCGTTGGGTACTCAATGGGTCGTGCGGGACTCAAATCCGCCAAGAGAATATACCAGGGGGTTCTCGAGGATTCCAGGATGCTTCCGAAGGCCCAGAGGGACCTGATAATGCAGAGTGCCGCCGGCTACATGCTGGCTCTTGGTGAGGTTAATGAGGCGATAACCTACGCCCTGGAGATAGAGAATCCAAAAGCCCGGAACGAAATGCTCCTTGAAATACTGCGCGTCAACACCAGGATGATAGGAAAGGAGCACCTGAAGGTGGCATACAGGCTCAGGAAGAGCAAGCTAATCGTTGACTACATAGATTCTGAACCATATCGCTCAAAGGCTATGCTGGAGCTGATAAAGGCCTATCTGTTCCTGGACAGCTATGAGAACGCCATATCCCTCCTTCTGGAGGTTCAGGTTAAGGACTGGGCCAAGCAGGCCTTCAAGGAGGTCGCTTTCTATCTAAAAGAGAAGGACGTGCTTGGTCATTACATAGACGCCCTGGAGACGGTTGCCAACGACCTCATCAGAAAGTTTGGAAGAGACTTCACGGTGGAGCTGGCGTTTGTATTCGCCCTCAGCGGTGAGGGTGTGCCCGCCCTTGACCTCATAAGGCGCCTTGAGAACAGCGACTCCATCATCGTTGAGATGGCACTGGAGCTCCTCGAAAGGGATCACGATGTGTTGCCCAGCTTCATCTCTGCCATGAATGAGGAAGAGGTGGCCCTCGTCGGGAAGGTCGTTATGAACAAGATCCTTGAGAATCCGAAGAAAGGTAGCTGGGCGATAGTTAAAGCTATCGGAAACGGAACCTCCAGCGAGGAGGTCTGGGCCAAGATAGCCCGCTATCACGTCCTCAAGGGTGAGCTGGAGGGAGCGATGAGAATAGGAAGCCTCATACAGAGCGAGAGACTGCGCTCGATAATAATGGCCGACGTTGCTCACCACTTGGTCAAGAGGGGAGAAGTTGAGAGGGCCATCGATGCAGCGCTTGAGGTCAGAAACTCGAGGTTCTCTTCAATACTGGTCTCCGAGATACTCATCAAGGCTCTGGAGCAAGAGCTTCCGGGGAGGGTTAAGTCATGGAACGGCTCAAGGCACTGA
- a CDS encoding CoA-binding protein translates to MVRTMPVDRLSDDEIREILTKYRKIALVGASPKPERDANDVMRYLIEHGYEVYPVNPRYSEVLGRKCYPSVLDIPDEVEIVDLFVRPEFTMDYVEQAVKKGAKVVWFQFNTYNREAFKKAKEAGLIAVAHRCIKQEHARLTG, encoded by the coding sequence ATGGTGAGAACTATGCCCGTAGACAGGCTGAGCGACGATGAGATTAGGGAGATTTTGACAAAGTACAGAAAGATCGCCCTCGTGGGCGCTTCACCTAAGCCCGAACGCGACGCAAACGACGTGATGCGCTACTTGATCGAACACGGCTATGAGGTCTATCCCGTGAACCCCCGCTATTCTGAAGTCCTCGGAAGGAAGTGCTATCCGAGCGTTCTTGATATTCCCGACGAGGTGGAGATAGTCGACCTCTTCGTAAGGCCGGAGTTCACGATGGACTACGTCGAACAGGCGGTAAAGAAGGGTGCAAAGGTCGTCTGGTTCCAGTTCAACACCTACAACAGGGAGGCGTTCAAAAAGGCCAAGGAAGCTGGCTTAATAGCTGTGGCCCACCGCTGCATAAAGCAGGAGCACGCGAGGCTGACTGGCTAA
- a CDS encoding Era-like GTP-binding protein, with protein sequence MIKVAIIGAENVGKSTLMNALIGGKISEVENLPGTTKGTIRRRFGKLKIPKSMKNPLGGADEFVLIDTAGLFDPQREFRGKVLSEEKFREIINEIVSSDIVIHMVDATVGLHRGMEKLHHMLKFRYEKPIIVVINKIDLVPRERVEEIRQIIKKRLEQDAIPLSLVTYEGFNELIRRLAYYAQYV encoded by the coding sequence ATGATAAAGGTTGCGATTATCGGTGCCGAGAACGTCGGCAAGTCAACGCTCATGAACGCCCTCATAGGAGGTAAAATTTCAGAGGTGGAGAACCTCCCCGGGACGACCAAGGGGACGATACGGAGACGCTTCGGAAAGCTCAAGATACCGAAGAGCATGAAGAACCCCCTAGGAGGAGCCGACGAGTTCGTCCTCATAGACACCGCCGGGCTCTTCGACCCCCAGAGGGAGTTCAGGGGAAAGGTTCTCAGTGAGGAGAAGTTCAGGGAGATAATCAACGAGATAGTCTCGTCTGACATAGTCATCCACATGGTCGATGCCACGGTCGGCCTGCACAGGGGCATGGAGAAGCTTCACCACATGCTCAAGTTCCGCTACGAGAAGCCCATAATAGTTGTCATAAACAAGATAGACCTCGTGCCGAGGGAGAGGGTAGAGGAGATAAGGCAGATAATAAAGAAGCGCCTTGAGCAGGATGCAATACCCCTGTCACTGGTCACCTACGAGGGGTTCAACGAGCTAATCAGGAGGCTGGCGTATTACGCACAGTACGTCTAG
- a CDS encoding NfeD family protein, with protein sequence MGRVKTRNLLRFLALMADEVIVGIFIFLILPGIGVEIPLWAGLLVIAVLLAKDFLIAPFVLGGGADKRPETGPESLMGRTALVVEDLSPEGVVKIDGELWKAECMNGTAKAGEGVRVVSVRGTKVLVERRG encoded by the coding sequence ATGGGGCGTGTAAAAACCAGGAACCTTCTCAGGTTCCTCGCGCTGATGGCCGACGAGGTAATAGTCGGCATTTTTATCTTCCTGATACTTCCAGGGATAGGCGTGGAGATTCCCCTCTGGGCAGGCTTGCTCGTGATAGCCGTTCTCTTGGCCAAGGACTTCCTCATAGCGCCCTTTGTTCTCGGCGGTGGAGCGGACAAAAGGCCCGAAACCGGCCCAGAGAGTCTGATGGGGAGAACTGCCCTCGTTGTTGAAGACCTTTCACCTGAGGGAGTCGTCAAAATTGACGGTGAACTCTGGAAGGCGGAATGCATGAACGGAACCGCAAAGGCCGGCGAGGGGGTCAGGGTGGTATCAGTTCGGGGCACTAAGGTGCTCGTGGAACGCCGAGGGTAG
- a CDS encoding M48 family metallopeptidase, with amino-acid sequence MLRVRRRPVKYARLEVRPDGTVVVTAPDGFDVDALIERHRGWLEGKLAEIEGLREIAESGFPINGEFYGVIHGRKPKVHERFKTVVLSPNPSDVLDCLKKILRRELLPLVDSYAHRMGVKYGKVYIRHQKSRWGSCSPRGNLNFNVRLIALPRELREYVVVHELAHLRHLNHSKAFWELVERFYPDYKTARKELKKWWTIVELNPYWKWLARGEV; translated from the coding sequence ATGCTGAGGGTTCGCCGTCGGCCGGTTAAGTACGCGAGGCTTGAGGTGAGGCCGGACGGGACGGTCGTGGTCACCGCTCCGGATGGCTTCGACGTCGATGCCCTGATCGAGAGGCACCGCGGCTGGCTTGAGGGCAAGCTGGCCGAGATAGAGGGCCTTCGCGAGATAGCCGAATCGGGCTTTCCCATCAACGGCGAGTTCTACGGGGTCATCCACGGGAGAAAGCCCAAGGTTCACGAGCGGTTTAAGACCGTCGTCCTCTCACCCAATCCCAGCGATGTCCTTGACTGCCTGAAGAAAATCCTCCGAAGGGAACTCCTGCCCCTCGTGGATTCCTATGCCCACAGGATGGGAGTTAAATATGGAAAGGTCTATATTCGCCATCAAAAGAGCCGGTGGGGGAGCTGCTCCCCCAGGGGGAACCTGAACTTCAATGTCCGTCTTATAGCCCTTCCCAGGGAGCTTAGGGAGTACGTTGTAGTCCATGAGCTCGCCCATTTAAGGCATCTCAACCACTCGAAGGCCTTCTGGGAGCTCGTCGAAAGGTTCTACCCCGACTACAAAACCGCGAGGAAGGAGCTCAAGAAGTGGTGGACAATAGTCGAGCTGAACCCGTACTGGAAGTGGCTGGCGAGGGGCGAGGTTTAA
- a CDS encoding glycerate kinase, which produces MDAKTVALEIMRAAIENADPYRAVRRSISVDGNRLMVFGKELPVRGKIYLLAFGKAACSMAKAIVDVLGERIGEGVIVTKYGYAENCPKLGRLKVIEAGHPVPDENSLLGGKLGLELAEKVGEDDILLVLISGGGSALFLLPEEGISLGDKIRTNELLLKSGAKIYEINTVRKHISAVKGGKLAKRVKGTVISLILSDVVGDPLEAIASGPTVKDPTTFQDAFRILKLYGVWEKLPKSVKRHIELGLEGKAGETLKEDLPNVHNFVVGSNTLACESALKKARELGYNAAILTTTLEGEAREVALAIGSIVQEVARYDRPVPKPAVLIAGGEWTVTIEGEAGLGGPNQEFALSIARKIEGLNAVVLAVDTDGTDGPTDAAGGIVDGKTLGLLREAGIDVEEALRRHDAYNALEKAGALLKTGPTGTNVNSLVVAVIPKRL; this is translated from the coding sequence ATGGACGCCAAAACTGTCGCTCTTGAGATTATGAGGGCGGCGATCGAGAATGCAGACCCCTACAGGGCAGTGCGTAGGAGCATCAGCGTCGATGGAAACCGCCTGATGGTTTTTGGAAAGGAACTTCCAGTACGGGGAAAAATCTATCTTCTGGCCTTCGGCAAGGCCGCCTGCTCCATGGCAAAAGCTATAGTTGACGTCCTTGGGGAACGGATTGGGGAAGGGGTAATAGTCACCAAGTACGGCTACGCCGAAAACTGTCCCAAGCTGGGAAGGCTGAAGGTCATCGAGGCCGGGCATCCCGTTCCAGACGAGAACTCCCTTCTGGGTGGAAAGCTCGGCCTAGAACTGGCGGAAAAGGTTGGGGAAGACGATATCCTTCTCGTCCTCATCTCCGGTGGCGGAAGTGCGCTCTTCCTCCTCCCGGAGGAAGGCATAAGTCTGGGAGATAAAATCAGGACGAACGAGCTCCTTCTGAAGAGCGGGGCAAAGATATACGAGATAAACACAGTGAGGAAGCACATCTCTGCGGTGAAAGGCGGTAAGCTGGCAAAACGTGTAAAAGGCACCGTGATAAGTCTCATCCTCTCGGACGTCGTTGGCGACCCGCTTGAGGCGATAGCCTCTGGTCCGACCGTGAAGGATCCGACTACATTCCAGGACGCCTTCCGGATACTGAAGCTCTACGGCGTCTGGGAGAAACTGCCGAAGAGCGTTAAGAGGCACATCGAGCTGGGGCTTGAGGGAAAGGCCGGGGAGACCCTCAAGGAAGATCTGCCCAACGTCCACAACTTCGTAGTCGGAAGCAACACCCTCGCCTGCGAATCAGCGCTGAAAAAGGCGAGAGAGCTCGGCTACAACGCGGCGATACTCACCACAACCCTCGAAGGCGAGGCCAGAGAGGTAGCTTTGGCGATAGGCTCTATAGTCCAGGAGGTAGCCAGATACGACCGCCCGGTTCCAAAGCCTGCCGTCCTGATAGCCGGCGGCGAGTGGACGGTGACCATTGAGGGAGAAGCCGGCCTCGGCGGGCCGAACCAGGAGTTTGCCCTGAGCATTGCCCGGAAGATAGAGGGGCTGAACGCCGTCGTTTTGGCCGTTGATACCGACGGGACGGACGGGCCGACCGACGCCGCTGGCGGGATAGTGGACGGGAAAACGCTTGGGCTTCTAAGGGAAGCGGGAATAGACGTCGAGGAAGCCCTCAGGAGGCACGACGCATATAATGCGCTGGAAAAGGCCGGCGCGCTCCTCAAAACAGGACCGACCGGAACGAACGTGAACTCTCTGGTGGTGGCTGTCATTCCGAAGAGGCTTTAA
- a CDS encoding secondary thiamine-phosphate synthase enzyme YjbQ has product MLFEVKISTEEKFQIVDITDEIQHLVWKSDVTSGIAVVFTTHTTTGLAINENEAGLIQDIRAKMKELIPKGEGYAHDRIDSNAHSHLRAILLLNPEVVVPIENGELLLGTWQRILFIELDGPRHRKVLVKICRC; this is encoded by the coding sequence ATGCTGTTTGAAGTCAAGATCTCCACCGAGGAGAAGTTCCAGATAGTTGATATAACCGACGAGATTCAGCACCTCGTGTGGAAGAGCGACGTGACCAGCGGCATCGCTGTTGTTTTCACGACCCATACCACGACTGGTCTCGCCATAAACGAGAACGAGGCTGGGCTTATTCAGGACATTAGGGCAAAGATGAAGGAACTGATTCCTAAAGGCGAAGGCTACGCCCACGACCGTATAGACAGCAACGCCCACTCACACCTGAGGGCGATCCTCCTTCTGAACCCAGAGGTCGTCGTACCGATAGAGAACGGCGAGTTGCTCCTCGGAACCTGGCAGAGAATCCTGTTCATTGAGCTGGACGGCCCGAGGCACAGGAAGGTCCTGGTGAAAATCTGCAGGTGCTAG
- a CDS encoding RNA-guided endonuclease TnpB family protein: MKRSVTVKLQPSKAQEKILFELAYASAIIWDKLNYQRLKQFKEFGKIDFGTTEKEAYHEFKNWIGGSTVQQLARKNAEAWRSFFSLNRRKKKGELPEWFKPRPPKFVREENGRKLFVIPLRNDQYRINGNVLELRRLGKFGRLKLQFKGRIHLRGKQGRLEITYDPIKRKWYAHVSFNVEEKLENGEWVKLPRTPKGSLSAGIDLGVNNLMAVYVENGESFLVNGRPLKSIDFYWRKRMADYQSKLNKSGAKTSRKLKRMHEKAKLRAKHYINTAVRQTVRRLYDLGVSKIVVGYPKGIARSSDKGKKQNFLLSHVWRFNTVIQRLKEVSEEYGIRVVVVGEAFTSQTCPLCGQRHPNARFVRGLFKCHREGVVMNSDLVGAFNILVKVKAITPSLPGLSGGRGNWPKTGPEGLKTRFILGLNETPQTSLPLG; encoded by the coding sequence ATGAAGCGTTCTGTAACGGTTAAACTTCAACCATCAAAGGCGCAGGAGAAAATCCTCTTTGAGTTAGCTTACGCTTCAGCCATAATCTGGGACAAGCTCAATTATCAGCGTTTAAAACAGTTCAAAGAATTCGGCAAAATCGACTTTGGAACAACGGAAAAAGAAGCTTATCACGAGTTCAAAAACTGGATTGGTGGTTCGACAGTCCAGCAATTAGCCAGAAAAAACGCTGAGGCATGGCGTTCATTCTTCTCACTCAACAGGAGGAAAAAGAAGGGGGAACTTCCAGAATGGTTCAAGCCAAGACCGCCCAAATTCGTTAGGGAAGAGAACGGCAGAAAACTCTTCGTAATTCCCCTGAGAAACGACCAGTACCGGATTAATGGCAACGTCCTCGAATTGAGAAGACTCGGAAAATTCGGCAGGCTTAAACTCCAGTTCAAAGGCAGAATACACTTGAGAGGCAAACAGGGAAGGTTGGAAATAACTTACGACCCCATTAAGAGGAAATGGTACGCTCACGTGAGCTTTAACGTTGAGGAAAAGCTTGAAAATGGCGAGTGGGTTAAGCTTCCAAGAACTCCAAAAGGAAGCCTCTCAGCAGGAATTGACCTTGGAGTAAACAACTTGATGGCCGTTTACGTTGAGAATGGTGAAAGCTTTCTCGTGAACGGGAGGCCGTTAAAGAGCATTGATTTTTACTGGAGAAAGAGAATGGCGGACTACCAGTCCAAACTCAACAAGAGTGGGGCGAAAACGAGCAGGAAGTTAAAAAGAATGCACGAGAAGGCGAAACTTCGAGCGAAGCACTACATTAATACCGCAGTTAGACAGACCGTTAGAAGGCTTTATGATTTGGGTGTTTCTAAGATTGTCGTTGGTTATCCTAAAGGCATAGCCCGGAGTTCTGATAAGGGTAAGAAGCAGAATTTCCTCCTCTCCCACGTTTGGCGGTTCAATACTGTGATTCAACGGCTTAAAGAGGTCTCGGAAGAGTATGGTATTAGGGTTGTGGTTGTTGGTGAGGCTTTTACTTCGCAGACTTGCCCTCTCTGCGGCCAACGCCATCCTAATGCTCGCTTTGTTAGGGGTTTGTTTAAGTGCCACAGAGAGGGCGTTGTTATGAACTCTGACTTGGTTGGAGCGTTTAATATTTTGGTGAAGGTTAAAGCTATAACCCCGAGCCTGCCGGGTTTATCGGGAGGTAGGGGTAATTGGCCTAAGACCGGGCCAGAGGGGTTGAAAACCCGCTTTATTTTGGGTTTGAATGAGACCCCTCAAACCTCCCTGCCCTTGGGTTAG
- a CDS encoding HD family hydrolase: MSLLDLFLEAGNLKRLPRTGWLLRGVSNPESIADHSYRVALITLFLADELKARGVEIDVERALKIALLHDLAEARVTDIPLTAQYYLDKGKAEKKAAMELFIKTSSPREYFRLWREYEEGLSLEGRLVKFADKLEMLIQAYEYERAGFSNLDEFWKAVDSLRKSEFYGHFRELVEGLVALRKQNR; this comes from the coding sequence ATGTCCCTTCTCGACCTTTTCCTGGAAGCCGGAAACCTGAAGAGGCTCCCCAGAACTGGCTGGCTCCTCAGGGGTGTTTCAAACCCCGAGAGCATAGCAGACCACAGCTACCGAGTGGCGTTGATAACCCTCTTTCTGGCCGATGAGCTAAAAGCGAGAGGCGTTGAGATAGACGTTGAGCGGGCCCTCAAGATAGCCCTTCTCCACGACTTGGCGGAGGCGAGGGTCACAGACATACCTCTGACGGCGCAGTACTACCTCGACAAGGGCAAGGCCGAGAAGAAGGCGGCGATGGAGCTCTTCATCAAAACATCGAGTCCGAGGGAGTACTTCAGGCTGTGGAGGGAGTACGAGGAGGGGCTTAGCTTGGAGGGCAGGCTCGTGAAGTTCGCCGACAAGCTGGAGATGCTAATTCAAGCGTATGAGTACGAAAGGGCCGGCTTTTCCAATCTCGACGAGTTCTGGAAGGCCGTGGATTCCCTCCGGAAGAGCGAGTTCTACGGGCACTTCCGGGAGCTGGTGGAGGGGCTTGTGGCCTTGAGAAAACAAAATCGTTAA